Proteins encoded in a region of the Candidatus Cloacimonadota bacterium genome:
- a CDS encoding AAA family ATPase encodes MDIKEITQKVIEYTDFVQIIFDEIGKVIVGQEYMIRRLLIGLFADGHVLLEGVPGLAKTLAVSTLAQVISVDFRRIQFTPDLLPADLTGTLIYNQKNGTFTPKMGPIFSNLILADEINRAPAKVQSALLEAMQERQVTIGEKSYKLEEPFLVLATQNPIEQEGTYPLPEAQVDRFMLKLKIDYPDKIEEKEIINRMADQHEIKVNKVIKPEDVLETRKIVNEIYVDEKIKEYVLNLVFATRNSGEYGIKEIENYIEYGASPRASIYLVRAAKANALLDQKGYVSPEDIKEIGKDVLRHRIILTYEAEAEDITTEDIVNKIFDEIEIP; translated from the coding sequence ATGGATATTAAGGAAATTACTCAAAAGGTAATAGAATATACGGATTTTGTCCAAATAATATTTGATGAGATTGGTAAAGTTATTGTTGGTCAGGAATATATGATTAGAAGGCTTCTTATTGGACTTTTTGCAGATGGTCATGTTCTTTTGGAAGGTGTTCCAGGTCTTGCAAAGACATTAGCAGTGAGCACATTAGCACAAGTTATCAGTGTTGATTTTAGAAGAATTCAATTTACACCTGACCTACTACCGGCAGATTTAACAGGGACACTGATATACAATCAAAAGAATGGAACTTTTACCCCTAAAATGGGTCCTATTTTCTCCAATTTAATCCTTGCTGATGAGATAAATAGAGCACCAGCAAAGGTTCAAAGCGCATTACTTGAAGCTATGCAAGAAAGACAAGTTACAATTGGAGAAAAATCATATAAACTTGAAGAACCATTTCTCGTTTTAGCAACACAGAATCCAATAGAGCAAGAAGGAACATATCCTTTGCCTGAAGCTCAAGTTGACCGTTTTATGCTTAAATTGAAAATTGATTACCCAGACAAGATAGAAGAAAAAGAAATTATCAATCGTATGGCAGACCAGCACGAAATAAAAGTTAATAAGGTTATTAAACCTGAAGATGTGCTTGAAACACGAAAAATTGTTAATGAAATTTATGTGGATGAAAAGATTAAGGAATATGTCCTAAATTTAGTCTTTGCTACACGGAATTCTGGAGAATATGGCATCAAAGAAATTGAGAATTATATTGAATATGGAGCATCTCCAAGAGCATCAATTTACCTGGTTAGAGCTGCAAAAGCAAATGCCTTATTAGACCAAAAAGGGTATGTCTCACCTGAAGATATAAAGGAAATTGGTAAAGATGTTCTTCGTCATAGAATTATTCTCACCTATGAAGCTGAAGCCGAAGATATTACAACAGAAGATATCGTGAATAAGATATTTGACGAGATAGAGATACCTTAA
- a CDS encoding Bpu10I family restriction endonuclease, with the protein MDTFRHGETIYEFLEQEKDARKTMYLNEIIIQYKKWKIENLKIIGNGEEELKKKIKLYSDYRSFLFSRKFREESTFLKNRKLFETALSEFIYYIVKDLDIFEDKNNYLGRAEIPMNFKFECENIKNIKNERILNMFNQKMRLVIGRKLDIKYRIQGRKSYFSETTIFPFIVIPTAMVLDEWYIHNIQNLARRFKAIFPLSLFIVICEVVNGDLKIDLNTLQLDGIYVLQQQTTKMKRQSISFDVLSAFLEKIQKFLSQYKEEFLLKIKKGILIG; encoded by the coding sequence ATGGATACATTTAGACATGGAGAAACAATTTATGAGTTCCTTGAACAAGAGAAAGATGCTCGTAAGACAATGTACCTCAATGAGATTATTATACAATATAAAAAGTGGAAAATTGAAAATCTAAAAATCATAGGAAATGGAGAAGAAGAGTTAAAGAAAAAGATTAAGTTATACAGCGATTATAGGAGTTTCTTGTTTTCACGGAAATTTAGAGAGGAAAGCACATTTCTGAAAAATAGAAAATTATTTGAAACAGCTTTATCTGAATTTATATACTATATTGTTAAAGATCTGGATATTTTTGAAGACAAGAATAACTACCTTGGACGTGCTGAAATCCCTATGAATTTCAAGTTTGAATGTGAAAATATAAAAAACATCAAAAATGAAAGGATACTAAATATGTTTAATCAAAAGATGAGATTGGTTATTGGTAGAAAATTAGATATTAAATATCGCATTCAGGGTAGAAAAAGCTATTTTTCTGAAACAACAATTTTTCCGTTTATTGTAATACCAACAGCTATGGTCCTTGATGAATGGTATATACATAATATACAAAACCTTGCCAGACGCTTTAAAGCTATCTTCCCACTATCTCTGTTTATAGTAATTTGTGAGGTTGTTAATGGTGATTTGAAAATTGATTTAAATACTTTGCAACTGGATGGAATTTATGTCCTCCAACAACAAACAACAAAAATGAAGCGACAAAGTATCTCTTTTGATGTTCTTTCAGCATTTCTTGAGAAAATTCAAAAATTTCTGTCACAGTATAAAGAAGAATTCTTACTAAAAATTAAAAAAGGAATATTGATTGGGTAA
- the pgsW gene encoding poly-gamma-glutamate system protein gives MFIPSAKSKLSLIILLLIAIILFIWSFKSRVFIKEKYFEEKLASAKLMKESEEIIRKYRLNQNIFIDEQNDPNKTALIGEKETEITTDRGSLLAKLTTLNPNFAAVIVDYFKKAKLKKGDLVAVSCTGSMPALNIAVMSAAKVLDLDLVIINSVGASMFGTTDPDFTWLDIESLLYNKGIFQYKSIAASLGGGRDLGRGLSKVGRDLIIKAIKRNNIQFIKENSLEKNIEEKMSLFSNYSNNEIKLYVNIGGGLSSLGDAINGKLLSPGLHRHVSTKNIPVKGTMFLFAEKGVPILHLLDIPKIAEIYDLPIAPVPLPKPGIGKVFVEEHYNITITAISLAIMVILILIVIFFDHKQQKFTEKEINISNKD, from the coding sequence ATGTTTATTCCAAGTGCAAAATCAAAACTAAGTTTAATAATTCTTTTGCTCATAGCAATAATTCTATTCATTTGGTCTTTCAAAAGTCGTGTATTTATTAAAGAAAAGTATTTTGAGGAAAAGCTTGCTTCTGCAAAATTAATGAAAGAATCTGAAGAAATAATCCGCAAATATCGGTTGAATCAGAATATATTTATTGATGAGCAGAATGACCCAAATAAGACAGCTTTAATTGGAGAGAAAGAAACTGAGATAACAACGGATAGGGGAAGTTTACTGGCAAAGCTAACAACACTAAATCCAAATTTTGCTGCTGTAATAGTTGATTATTTTAAAAAGGCAAAATTGAAAAAGGGCGATTTGGTTGCAGTCAGTTGCACAGGCTCTATGCCTGCTTTAAACATTGCAGTGATGAGTGCTGCCAAAGTATTGGATTTAGATTTAGTTATTATAAACTCAGTGGGAGCTTCTATGTTTGGCACAACTGACCCGGATTTTACATGGTTAGATATTGAGTCATTACTTTATAATAAAGGTATTTTCCAATATAAAAGTATAGCAGCTTCTCTTGGTGGAGGAAGAGATTTAGGAAGAGGATTAAGCAAAGTCGGCAGAGATTTGATAATAAAAGCAATTAAAAGAAATAATATTCAATTTATAAAAGAAAATAGCCTTGAAAAAAATATTGAAGAAAAAATGTCACTATTTTCAAATTATTCAAATAATGAGATTAAATTATATGTAAACATCGGTGGTGGATTGTCAAGTCTTGGTGATGCAATAAATGGCAAACTTTTATCACCTGGTCTGCATAGGCATGTTTCTACAAAAAATATTCCTGTAAAGGGAACAATGTTTCTTTTTGCTGAAAAAGGAGTTCCCATTCTCCATTTACTTGATATTCCTAAAATCGCTGAAATATATGACTTACCAATTGCACCAGTTCCTTTACCTAAACCCGGAATTGGAAAAGTTTTTGTGGAAGAACATTACAATATCACTATTACCGCAATTTCACTTGCTATTATGGTAATATTAATCTTAATTGTAATCTTTTTTGACCACAAACAGCAAAAATTTACAGAAAAGGAAATTAATATTTCAAACAAGGATTAG
- the pgsC gene encoding poly-gamma-glutamate biosynthesis protein PgsC, translating to MFEVSVGFGVIISLFFLETFGVAAGGIVVCGYIAMYLHQPWTIFATLLISFIVYGVVKLLGSFMFIYGRRRMVISVLLGFIFGWVARSYGLFFTLPSNYTIQVIGYIIPGLIANSMDRQGIVPTLTVMGIAAVIVRFILIIVFGGKMIS from the coding sequence ATGTTTGAAGTCTCGGTTGGTTTTGGGGTAATTATCAGCCTTTTCTTTTTAGAAACTTTTGGGGTTGCCGCTGGCGGAATAGTTGTATGCGGTTATATTGCAATGTATCTTCATCAGCCGTGGACTATCTTTGCAACTTTACTGATCAGTTTTATTGTTTATGGAGTTGTTAAATTGCTTGGTTCATTTATGTTTATTTATGGAAGAAGGCGGATGGTGATCTCTGTTCTCCTGGGTTTTATATTTGGATGGGTAGCACGTTCATATGGATTGTTTTTTACATTACCGAGTAATTATACGATTCAGGTTATTGGTTATATCATTCCAGGATTAATTGCAAATTCAATGGACAGACAGGGAATTGTCCCTACTCTAACTGTGATGGGTATTGCTGCAGTAATAGTAAGATTTATATTAATAATTGTTTTTGGCGGGAAAATGATTAGCTAA
- a CDS encoding tetratricopeptide repeat protein produces the protein MKKRLILILLFCIIANQLLALNYGKVIKNNKANRKYNEEEVEMAKKLHKENSIEYPDDTNIHFNLGNAYYKDKEYDKAITEYKNSMTDEKIDKSNVYYNIGNAYFQKHAYVKALENYKNSLLDNPDNADAKYNYELTKRFLQKQQQQQNQNKKQKSDKSKKEQHQKQKQKSEQQKDQSQEKQPQQQKREDKKQQEQQQKASEEKLKQAERILDAMQRVEKENQKKKVKQLLKKTKIKPVEKNW, from the coding sequence ATGAAAAAAAGATTAATTTTGATTCTTCTCTTTTGTATAATTGCTAATCAATTACTTGCTCTAAATTATGGTAAAGTGATAAAAAATAATAAAGCGAACCGTAAATATAATGAAGAAGAAGTTGAAATGGCTAAAAAATTGCATAAAGAGAATAGTATTGAATATCCAGATGATACAAATATTCATTTCAACCTGGGCAATGCGTATTATAAAGATAAGGAATATGATAAAGCCATTACTGAATATAAAAATAGTATGACAGATGAAAAAATTGATAAATCAAATGTATATTACAATATTGGTAACGCATATTTCCAAAAACATGCTTATGTTAAGGCATTAGAAAATTACAAAAATTCTCTTTTAGATAATCCTGATAATGCAGATGCAAAATATAACTATGAACTAACAAAGCGATTTCTTCAGAAACAACAGCAACAGCAGAATCAGAATAAGAAACAAAAATCTGATAAGAGTAAGAAAGAACAACATCAGAAACAAAAGCAAAAGTCGGAACAGCAAAAAGACCAGTCTCAAGAGAAGCAGCCACAACAGCAGAAAAGAGAAGATAAAAAACAACAGGAACAACAGCAAAAGGCGTCAGAAGAAAAATTAAAGCAGGCAGAAAGAATACTTGATGCTATGCAACGAGTGGAAAAAGAGAACCAAAAGAAAAAAGTGAAACAATTGTTAAAGAAAACTAAAATCAAACCTGTTGAAAAAAATTGGTAA
- a CDS encoding VWA domain-containing protein produces MKIQFLNPHWFWLFVLIPILIIYEILIKRKKRPSLLYSDISNLSRLVNINKIKTKFLYYLRYIFRFLCFTLLVLALARPAVPEKFTRIKGKGVDIILAIDVSTSMRAIDFQPNNRLYVAKEEAKNFISMRPNDRIGLVIFGGKSYTQCPLTIDHNILIKFLDQIKTGMVEDGTAIGMGIATSVNRLRNSKAKSKVIILLTDGRNNSGEIDPTTAATLAKELKIKIYPIGVGKEGYSQIPIDHPIYGRQYVSQKLDIDIETLNKIAEISGTKNANRAQNSEQLKLIMKEIDRLEKTEISKKIHYRYYALFYYFLYCAIALLVLELIYSKILFQSLP; encoded by the coding sequence ATGAAAATACAGTTTCTTAATCCTCACTGGTTTTGGCTGTTTGTATTAATTCCAATATTAATAATTTACGAGATATTGATAAAGAGAAAAAAGAGGCCATCTCTACTATATTCTGATATTTCTAATTTGTCCCGACTTGTTAATATTAATAAAATAAAGACAAAGTTTTTGTATTATTTAAGGTATATTTTTAGATTTTTATGTTTTACTCTGCTTGTATTGGCACTTGCAAGACCAGCAGTACCTGAAAAATTTACACGGATTAAAGGCAAAGGTGTTGACATAATATTAGCAATTGATGTTTCAACAAGTATGCGAGCTATAGATTTTCAGCCTAATAATAGACTTTATGTGGCAAAAGAAGAAGCAAAGAATTTCATTTCTATGCGACCTAATGACAGAATTGGATTGGTAATATTTGGTGGAAAAAGTTATACTCAATGCCCACTTACAATTGACCATAACATCTTGATAAAATTCTTGGACCAAATCAAGACCGGTATGGTGGAAGATGGTACAGCCATAGGAATGGGAATTGCAACATCAGTTAATCGTTTGAGGAATTCAAAAGCAAAAAGTAAGGTGATAATTCTACTTACTGATGGGAGGAATAATTCCGGCGAAATTGATCCAACTACAGCAGCAACTCTTGCTAAAGAATTGAAAATTAAAATATATCCAATTGGTGTGGGTAAGGAAGGATATTCGCAAATCCCAATTGACCATCCGATTTATGGAAGACAGTATGTTTCACAAAAATTGGACATCGATATTGAGACCTTGAATAAAATAGCGGAAATAAGTGGCACAAAAAATGCAAATAGAGCGCAAAATAGTGAGCAACTAAAATTGATTATGAAAGAGATTGACAGATTAGAAAAAACAGAAATATCTAAAAAAATTCATTATAGATATTATGCTCTTTTTTATTATTTTCTATATTGTGCTATTGCCTTATTGGTTTTAGAACTGATTTACTCAAAAATTTTGTTTCAAAGTTTGCCATAA
- a CDS encoding VWA domain-containing protein → MQKKLLLNISHISRSFKDVLLIIVLVLLIFAAARPQWGRKLQIFEEKGLDIIVAIDVSKSMLAEDLSPNRIQRAKNAFITFLHQLSGDRVGLVLFAGDSFIQCPLTSDYSALEMFASVIDVGIIPHEGTDIASAIDKSIPLFSKETQNKVIVLITDGENLQGDFKSKIKEAKDHNIIIYTIGVGTQKGAPIPIQTESHAKKVYLKNKDNNIVLSKLDASNLEMIAQKTGGLFFQVSAGEGEIKEILSDINKLEEEKISTKKFSQYKEQYRYFVFIALILLMIEFFVLERKKS, encoded by the coding sequence ATGCAAAAAAAATTGTTGTTAAATATTTCACATATATCCAGAAGTTTTAAAGATGTGCTTTTGATAATTGTTTTAGTTTTGTTGATATTTGCAGCGGCAAGACCGCAATGGGGGAGGAAATTGCAAATTTTTGAGGAAAAAGGATTAGATATTATCGTAGCAATAGATGTATCCAAAAGTATGCTTGCAGAAGATTTATCTCCTAATCGTATTCAAAGAGCAAAAAATGCTTTTATTACTTTTCTTCATCAATTGAGTGGTGACAGAGTTGGATTGGTTTTATTCGCAGGAGATAGTTTTATTCAGTGTCCTTTAACATCTGATTATTCTGCTCTTGAGATGTTTGCTTCTGTGATAGATGTTGGAATTATTCCTCATGAAGGTACAGATATTGCTTCAGCAATTGATAAATCTATACCACTTTTTTCAAAAGAAACTCAAAATAAAGTAATTGTTCTAATTACCGATGGAGAGAACCTACAGGGCGATTTCAAATCAAAGATTAAAGAAGCTAAAGACCATAATATAATAATTTATACTATTGGTGTAGGAACTCAAAAAGGCGCACCCATCCCTATTCAGACGGAATCCCACGCTAAAAAAGTTTACTTAAAAAATAAAGATAACAATATTGTGTTATCTAAATTAGATGCATCAAATCTGGAGATGATTGCCCAAAAAACTGGTGGTTTATTCTTCCAAGTATCTGCTGGGGAAGGTGAAATAAAAGAAATATTATCCGATATTAATAAGTTGGAAGAGGAGAAAATTTCCACAAAAAAATTTTCGCAATATAAGGAACAATATCGCTACTTCGTTTTTATTGCTTTGATACTTTTGATGATTGAGTTTTTTGTTCTGGAAAGAAAAAAAAGTTGA
- the pgsB gene encoding poly-gamma-glutamate synthase PgsB, producing MLILAISLVIFIIYAIFEYRRHQKYRGRIPLVIHVNGTRGKSSVTRLIAAGLRAGDIKTIAKTTGSAPRIILENGNEIPIVRYFGANIREQLKIFRFASKRNINALVLECMAINPEYQWITEQKMTKSDIGVITNIRPDHLDVMGPGIKNVAKSICNTLPKNGKAFTSEQKLFPFMKQISDKQDINIQLMKSNSITDDEMKGFSYIEHKENVALSLKVCESCGVKKEIALNGMKKVNPDIGATKLFLLKDKTKEIYFAHSFAANDPESTKFVMNYIKNMDIDIEYTGIILNTRADRMFRSKQLIKMLSEIEFDMLYLIGEETSRIKSYALKHKIYSDKICNPGWIEGENLIKQVLKVRSRKILLIGIGNIGGNGRIIVKYFSEKGDLYV from the coding sequence ATGCTTATATTAGCAATCAGTCTGGTAATATTTATAATCTATGCCATTTTTGAATACAGGCGTCATCAAAAATATAGAGGAAGAATTCCTCTGGTGATTCATGTAAATGGCACTCGTGGAAAATCAAGTGTTACAAGGTTGATAGCAGCAGGTTTACGAGCAGGAGACATAAAAACAATTGCAAAAACTACTGGTTCTGCGCCACGAATAATTTTAGAGAATGGAAATGAAATTCCTATTGTCAGATACTTTGGTGCAAATATTAGGGAACAATTAAAGATATTCAGATTTGCTTCTAAAAGAAATATAAATGCATTGGTTCTTGAATGTATGGCAATTAATCCTGAATATCAATGGATAACTGAACAGAAGATGACCAAATCCGATATTGGGGTGATTACCAATATAAGACCTGATCATCTTGATGTGATGGGACCAGGCATAAAAAATGTTGCAAAATCAATATGTAATACATTACCTAAAAATGGAAAGGCTTTTACATCCGAGCAGAAGCTATTTCCTTTTATGAAACAGATTTCCGATAAGCAAGACATTAACATACAACTTATGAAAAGCAATAGTATAACAGATGATGAAATGAAAGGATTTTCTTATATTGAACATAAGGAGAATGTAGCTTTGTCTTTGAAGGTTTGTGAAAGTTGTGGCGTAAAAAAAGAGATTGCTCTGAATGGTATGAAAAAAGTCAATCCAGATATTGGAGCTACAAAATTATTTTTGTTAAAGGATAAAACCAAGGAAATCTATTTTGCTCATTCTTTTGCTGCCAACGATCCTGAATCAACGAAGTTTGTTATGAATTACATAAAAAATATGGATATAGATATTGAATATACTGGAATTATATTAAATACTCGCGCTGACCGAATGTTCCGTTCAAAACAGTTGATTAAGATGCTTAGTGAAATTGAATTTGATATGCTTTATTTGATTGGCGAGGAAACTTCAAGAATAAAATCCTATGCTTTAAAGCACAAAATTTATTCAGACAAAATTTGTAATCCTGGCTGGATTGAGGGAGAAAATCTTATCAAACAAGTATTAAAGGTTAGATCAAGAAAAATATTATTAATTGGGATTGGAAATATTGGCGGAAATGGCAGAATTATAGTAAAATATTTCAGTGAAAAGGGAGATTTATATGTTTGA
- a CDS encoding BatD family protein, which translates to MKKVLFIVIFVFIFSSAFAKSDEITVSSYVDKTELSIDDNLILTIEIESEKDIKTEPTIPQLTQFEVVSQSSSSSTSIEFINGKYSKSLSKKFIYTLRPLKTGEFTIPPILIKYKNKEYHTKTIKVKIKPSKFDIEQKVTSPKGTGREIFLEAVCSKKVAYIGESIIVTYKLYSRKNLVGINAEQFPEFSGFIKEETYQAQSISYHLEVKNGLQYYCYKISEFTLFPTHSEKFHIKPMELICAYKVQPKSFFDFGTTKRVNVRSNKLIIDSKGFPIRNQPPDFSGAVGEFHINSNLNTTQVKAGESITLTVTISGKGNIKMFEPSSFPKINNIDTFPPEISDILTDSHKTQGKKIIKYILIPIEPGDYKIPELKFSYFEPEQKQYKRISTDMLKFNVQAGNKIVGKEYYRTPEGIDIQGLDICFIRTENSIKDFPFVFQHFVYWLPVFMSLLSILFAYIYHLERKKRFQDRAYLMRRMANRILQKDMVKVKKSISEQKVDKFFVLAENALKNYIANKFNISSGSAKIKDIVEVLHNKGVDKGLINDVKNFLVMTDQARFGGSKYNEEKIREELTNLDDIIHRISKMKFRRNK; encoded by the coding sequence ATGAAAAAGGTATTATTTATTGTTATTTTTGTTTTTATTTTCTCATCTGCATTTGCAAAAAGCGATGAAATAACCGTTTCCTCGTATGTAGATAAGACTGAATTAAGTATAGATGATAACTTAATTTTGACGATAGAAATTGAATCTGAAAAGGATATTAAGACCGAACCAACCATTCCGCAATTAACGCAATTTGAGGTGGTTAGCCAATCTTCCTCAAGTTCTACTTCAATTGAATTTATAAATGGTAAGTATAGTAAAAGTCTCTCAAAAAAATTTATTTATACTTTAAGACCATTAAAGACTGGTGAATTTACCATACCTCCAATCCTTATAAAATATAAAAATAAAGAATATCATACAAAAACTATAAAGGTTAAAATTAAACCTTCAAAATTTGATATTGAACAAAAGGTAACCTCACCAAAAGGGACAGGGAGAGAGATATTTTTAGAAGCTGTATGTAGCAAAAAAGTTGCTTATATTGGCGAATCTATAATTGTTACTTATAAATTGTATAGCAGAAAAAATCTTGTTGGGATAAATGCAGAACAATTCCCTGAATTTTCAGGATTCATAAAAGAGGAAACATATCAAGCACAATCTATTTCGTATCATCTTGAAGTAAAAAATGGTTTACAATATTATTGCTACAAAATTAGTGAGTTTACATTGTTTCCAACTCATTCAGAAAAATTTCATATTAAACCTATGGAATTGATTTGTGCATACAAAGTTCAGCCCAAAAGTTTTTTTGACTTCGGCACAACAAAAAGGGTTAATGTAAGGTCTAATAAACTTATTATAGACTCAAAGGGCTTTCCGATACGAAACCAGCCTCCAGACTTTTCTGGAGCTGTTGGAGAATTTCATATTAATTCAAATCTTAACACTACACAAGTCAAAGCTGGTGAATCTATTACTTTGACAGTTACAATTTCAGGAAAAGGAAATATAAAGATGTTTGAACCTTCTTCTTTCCCAAAAATAAACAATATTGATACTTTTCCACCTGAAATTTCTGACATACTAACTGATTCCCACAAAACTCAGGGGAAAAAAATTATAAAATATATACTTATTCCGATTGAACCCGGTGATTACAAAATTCCAGAATTGAAATTTTCTTACTTTGAACCAGAGCAAAAACAGTATAAGAGAATATCAACTGATATGCTGAAATTCAATGTGCAAGCGGGTAATAAAATAGTTGGTAAGGAATATTATAGAACTCCTGAAGGGATTGATATTCAAGGATTAGATATTTGTTTTATTAGAACAGAAAATAGTATAAAGGATTTTCCCTTTGTTTTTCAACATTTTGTTTATTGGTTACCAGTATTTATGTCTTTGTTAAGTATTTTATTTGCGTATATATACCATTTAGAAAGAAAAAAGAGATTTCAAGATAGAGCGTATCTTATGAGAAGAATGGCAAACAGAATTCTACAAAAAGATATGGTAAAAGTTAAAAAGAGTATATCAGAGCAAAAAGTAGACAAATTTTTTGTGTTAGCTGAAAATGCTTTAAAAAATTATATCGCTAATAAATTTAATATTTCATCAGGAAGTGCAAAGATAAAAGACATTGTTGAGGTTCTCCATAATAAAGGTGTGGATAAAGGGCTTATCAATGATGTTAAAAATTTTTTAGTTATGACAGACCAAGCTCGTTTTGGTGGAAGTAAATATAATGAAGAAAAAATCAGAGAGGAATTAACTAATCTGGATGATATAATTCACAGAATTAGCAAAATGAAGTTTAGGAGAAATAAGTGA
- a CDS encoding tetratricopeptide repeat protein, with translation MKKVILLIILFFINLQLLAGYDISKANNAYQNQEYEKARDSYEELVKKGIKNFNLFYNLGNTYFKLENYGFARLFYEKALKFRPLDKDLIFNLELLKSRLKDKEETKETFLSHILKKMYYFLSINMLAIFVLICFILIMFTIVLVILANKSSTKRVIKVFMVILSILFMIFLIFTVARLHEFHNKDFAVIIDETVFAYSGPSKDFQQVFTIHEGLKIKIERFDKNWVLIKLQSGNGGWIEKDRIKII, from the coding sequence GTGAAAAAGGTAATTTTGTTAATTATTTTATTTTTTATTAATTTGCAACTACTTGCCGGATATGACATTTCAAAAGCTAACAACGCATATCAAAATCAGGAATATGAAAAAGCAAGAGATTCTTATGAAGAATTGGTGAAAAAAGGGATAAAGAATTTTAATCTGTTCTATAATTTAGGTAATACTTATTTTAAGCTTGAAAATTATGGTTTTGCAAGATTATTTTATGAAAAAGCATTGAAATTTAGACCTTTAGACAAGGACCTTATTTTTAATTTAGAATTATTAAAATCAAGACTTAAAGATAAGGAAGAAACTAAAGAAACTTTTTTGTCGCATATTTTAAAAAAAATGTATTACTTTCTTTCAATAAATATGCTTGCAATCTTTGTATTGATATGTTTCATTTTAATAATGTTTACGATTGTACTTGTAATTTTAGCTAATAAATCGTCAACAAAAAGAGTTATAAAAGTTTTTATGGTCATTCTTTCAATCCTTTTTATGATATTTTTAATATTTACTGTTGCAAGATTGCATGAATTTCATAACAAAGATTTCGCAGTAATCATTGATGAAACAGTTTTTGCATATAGTGGACCCAGTAAAGACTTTCAACAGGTTTTTACTATACATGAGGGATTAAAAATTAAGATTGAGAGATTTGATAAAAATTGGGTTCTAATAAAACTACAATCTGGAAACGGTGGATGGATTGAGAAAGATAGAATAAAAATTATATGA
- a CDS encoding DUF58 domain-containing protein gives MLPKEILQQVRKIEISTRSLVNEFFSGEYHSIFKGQGLEFSEVRAYQPGDNVKLIDWNVSARFNYPFIKKFEETRELTVMLIIDVSNSGIFGTNLKQKREISAEIGAILAFSAIKNNDKVGLLLFSNEIEKYIPPKKGRNAVLRIVREILYHTPKNKKTAISNALEYYYKMSKKTSIIFLISDFYAQDYFKTLQIVAQKHDVVAIRILDPKEYNIPKLGLINLQDAETDEEIFINTSDPQFQENFHKLAQEKLKLVNNELKKMKIDLVDIETDKPYIENLIKFFKRRARRIR, from the coding sequence ATGCTTCCAAAAGAGATATTACAACAGGTTCGGAAAATTGAGATTTCAACCAGAAGTCTGGTAAATGAATTTTTTTCTGGTGAATATCATAGTATTTTCAAAGGACAGGGTTTAGAATTCTCAGAAGTGCGTGCTTATCAACCTGGAGATAATGTAAAACTTATTGACTGGAATGTGTCTGCCAGATTTAATTATCCATTTATAAAAAAATTTGAAGAGACTCGTGAATTAACTGTAATGCTTATTATTGATGTTAGTAATTCAGGTATATTTGGTACAAATCTTAAGCAAAAGAGGGAAATTTCAGCTGAAATCGGCGCAATATTAGCTTTTTCAGCTATTAAAAATAATGATAAAGTTGGACTACTGCTATTCTCCAATGAAATAGAAAAATATATTCCACCAAAAAAAGGTAGAAATGCAGTTTTGAGAATTGTTCGTGAAATATTATACCATACACCTAAAAATAAAAAGACTGCAATTAGTAATGCTTTAGAATATTATTACAAAATGTCTAAAAAGACAAGCATTATTTTCCTTATATCTGATTTTTATGCTCAAGATTATTTCAAAACATTACAGATTGTTGCACAAAAACATGATGTTGTTGCTATCAGGATACTTGACCCAAAAGAATATAATATTCCAAAATTAGGCTTGATTAATCTTCAAGATGCAGAAACAGATGAAGAAATCTTCATAAATACAAGTGACCCACAATTTCAAGAAAATTTTCATAAATTAGCACAAGAAAAGCTCAAATTAGTTAATAATGAATTGAAAAAAATGAAAATAGATTTGGTAGATATTGAGACTGATAAACCTTATATTGAGAATCTGATAAAATTTTTTAAAAGACGAGCACGACGAATTAGATGA